Within Mongoliitalea daihaiensis, the genomic segment ATGGCACCAAAGACTTCCCAAGCCTTCCGGAAGGTTATGACAAAAAAGATTATCAGGCTCATGCTACTTTCTGGGCAGATAAAGAGGTGCCAGATTCATGGAAAAAATTTAAGGATATCGCACTGTTCTGGACTGCAAAAGGAGTGGATGGATTCCGCTTTGATATGGCAGAAATGGTTCCGGTGGAGTTTTGGAGTTACATGAACTCCGCTATTAAAACAGCCAATCCCGATGCCTTCCTTCTCGCTGAAATCTACAACCCAAGAGAATATAGAAACTACATTCATTTAGGAAAAATGGATTTCTTATATGATAAAGTTGAACTCTACGATACCCTCAAAAACATCATGCAAGGCAACGGCTCGACTGACAACCTCATTCCAATTCAAGCAGGATTGGCAGATATCGGGAAACACATGCTTCACTTCCTAGAAAATCATGACGAGCAGCGAATTGCCAGTCCGGAATTTGTCGGAAAAGCGGAAATTGCTAAGCCAGCAGCTGTATTGTCTGCGACCATTGATGCCGCTCCAATGATGATTTACTTTGGGCAGGAAGTAGGCGAACCTGGAGCGGAAGATGCAGGATTTGGAAAACCAAGCCGTACATCCATTTTCGACTATATTGGTGTTCCACATCATCAGCGATGGATGAATGGAGGGAAATTTGATGGAGGACAGTTGAACACCTCCGAAAAAGAGTTGAGAGACTTCTACAAACGCTTGCTCAACTTCACGCTTTATAGCCCTGCCTTAGCTGGGAATTACGCAGAAATTCACAGCCATAACCGCACAAATACCGAATGGTACAATGACAAAGTCTTCTCTTTTGTTCGTTGGTCAGAAAAACAGCAATTAATCATCATCACCAACTTCTATAAAAATGACAGTTTTGGTTTTGAATTACAAGTACCTGCTGAAATTATACAAGCTTGGGGACTATCGGATGGCACCTCCATTTTGACCGAAAAATTGTATGGTCAAGCAAAGCCAGTGCTTACGATCCAAGCTGGAAAAGGGAGCCTTCGTGTAGACTTAAAACCTCTAGAAAGTTGGGTATTAGAGGTAAAAAAATAGGAGGCTAGTTACTTCCCTCCAATTATCTGTACCCGAATATCCTCGTAATCCTTAAATGCTCCCACTAGCCAAATAGATTGCTGAAGCCGATTCATTTCGGCTTCAAATTTTGCTTGAGCAGGCGCAGAAACAGCAAGTAGTAAACCTCCATTTGTCTGAGGATCACACAGCTTA encodes:
- a CDS encoding alpha-amylase family protein, encoding MKKLLFLSLAACSFLAFSCKQTETALESPMEEQHKIVVYQVFTRLFGNTNTTNKPWGTLEENGVGKFSDFTDKALEEIKALGVSHIWYTGIPHHAVIRDYSAYDISNDDPDVVKGRAGSPYAVKDYYQVNPDLADDPAKRLEEFEALIARTHKHGMKVIIDIVPNHVARKYEGKNNPAGVSDFGANDDLTVEYHKNNNFYYIPGKSFTVPAPLDNYKPLGGEVHPLSDGKFDENPAKWTGNGSREAQPHFYDWYETVKVNYGVRPDGTKDFPSLPEGYDKKDYQAHATFWADKEVPDSWKKFKDIALFWTAKGVDGFRFDMAEMVPVEFWSYMNSAIKTANPDAFLLAEIYNPREYRNYIHLGKMDFLYDKVELYDTLKNIMQGNGSTDNLIPIQAGLADIGKHMLHFLENHDEQRIASPEFVGKAEIAKPAAVLSATIDAAPMMIYFGQEVGEPGAEDAGFGKPSRTSIFDYIGVPHHQRWMNGGKFDGGQLNTSEKELRDFYKRLLNFTLYSPALAGNYAEIHSHNRTNTEWYNDKVFSFVRWSEKQQLIIITNFYKNDSFGFELQVPAEIIQAWGLSDGTSILTEKLYGQAKPVLTIQAGKGSLRVDLKPLESWVLEVKK